A genome region from Anastrepha ludens isolate Willacy chromosome 3, idAnaLude1.1, whole genome shotgun sequence includes the following:
- the LOC128857829 gene encoding uncharacterized protein LOC128857829, with the protein MTSFNNVLMALWLFVPCLDFVLATKYYTVRKLRQPRTLIYPPTAPTRLQFISGIGIPVEDLTYESVTSGYVLKAEYFLPTKAAEMRPQYLAPQSIARRSLEDNENYNYTITHAYNGSEQQAILGQQSSNFNTNFQGKQKTASAYRWIIYKGMETLMNRAGLSGRECMLRSICEHAVVPFHYDSGILSEIMHIVLTPSRSREEFVHPSDRDYAHAEHLGRRGGDCATTYAACEYAPIDQISAVLELDNVFNT; encoded by the exons ATGACGTCTTTTAACAACGTTTTAATGGCACTTTGGCTATTTGTGCCGTGCTTAGATTTTGTGCTTGCAACAAAATACTATACAGTAAGGAAACTTAGACAGCCGAGGACTTTGATATATCCGCCAACAGCGCCAACTCGTCTACAA TTCATTAGCGGCATCGGTATACCCGTTGAAGATTTAACCTATGAATCGGTTACTTCTGGCTATGTACTAAAAGCCGAGTACTTTCTGCCCACCAAGGCGGCAGAAATGAGGCCACAGTATCTGGCGCCTCAATCTATAGCTCGGCGTAGTCTTGAAGATAATGAGAATTACAATTACACAATTACGCATGCGTACAATGGCAGCGAGCAGCAGGCTATACTGGGTCAGCAGTCTTCCAATTTTAATACTAATTTCCAAGGCAAACAGAAAACGGCGTCGGCATATCGTTGGATCATCTACAAAGGCATGGAGACGCTTATGAATAG AGCTGGCCTATCGGGACGGGAGTGTATGCTGCGCAGCATTTGTGAACACGCAGTGGTGCCATTTCATTACGACAGTGGAATTTTGTCGGAAATAATGCATATTGTTTTAAC aCCTTCACGATCGCGCGAGGAATTCGTTCATCCCAGCGACAGAGACTATGCGCACGCTGAACATCTTGGTCGAAGAGGCGGAGATTGTGCCACGACCTACGCTGCATGTGAATACGCGCCCATAGATCAGATTTCAGCTGTTTTGGAGCTGGATAATGTATTTAatacataa
- the LOC128857828 gene encoding segment polarity protein dishevelled: MDADKNSHETKVIYHIDDETTPYLVKIPIPSAQVTLKDFKMVLNKQNNNYKYFFKSMDADFGVVKEEIADDSTILPCFNGRVVSWLVSADGTNQSDNCSELPASECEVRPNMRGAQQQKIGSGGVAGMMGVGMSAMGVGGGGGGVVGVGIANTGVITNPMMQHPLTYQSASVLSSDLDSTSLFGTESEITLDRDMTDYSSVQRLQVRKKPQRRKKRAPSMSRTSSYSSITDSTMSLNIITVSINMEAVNFLGISIVGQSNRGGDGGIYVGSIMKGGAVALDGRIEPGDMILQVNEVNFENMTNDEAVRVLREVVQKPGPIKLVVAKCWDPNPKGYFTIPRTEPVRPIDPGAWVAHTQALTAHDSIIPDIPEPIKERLDQNNLEEIVKAMTKPDSGLEIRDRMWLKITIPNAFIGADAVNWVLENVEDVQDRREARRIVSAMLRNNYIKHTVNKLTFSEQCYYVVNDDRNTNCRSNISHADTESITSDIGPLPNPPIYMPYSATYNPSHGYQPIQYGLTERHISSGSSSSDVLTSKDISASQSDITSVIHQTNQMTIAHGSNKSSGSSNRGTNEQDASVFNYVL; the protein is encoded by the coding sequence ATGGATGCAGATAAGAATAGTCATGAAACAAAAGTCATCTATCACATTGATGACGAGACTACCCCTTATTTGGTGAAAATTCCCATACCCTCAGCGCAAGTGACATTAAAGGACTTCAAAATGGTGCTcaataaacaaaacaacaactacaaatatttcttcaaatcaATGGATGCGGATTTTGGTGTTGTAAAAGAAGAGATTGCAGATGACTCCACCATACTACCATGTTTTAATGGACGTGTAGTTTCTTGGCTGGTTTCAGCTGATGGTACAAATCAATCTGATAACTGCTCCGAGTTGCCGGCCAGTGAGTGCGAGGTACGTCCAAATATGCGTGGTGCTCAACAGCAGAAAATCGGCAGCGGCGGAGTTGCTGGTATGATGGGAGTAGGCATGTCCGCTATGGGTGTTGGAGGTGGTGGAGGCGGTGTTGTCGGCGTGGGTATAGCGAACACTGGTGTAATAACAAATCCGATGATGCAGCATCCTCTTACATATCAGTCTGCTTCGGTGCTGTCAAGTGACTTGGATTCAACCAGCTTGTTTGGCACCGAATCTGAAATTACACTTGATCGCGACATGACAGACTATAGCAGCGTTCAAAGGTTGCAGGTGCGTAAGAAACCACAGCGGCGTAAAAAACGAGCTCCAAGCATGTCACGCACATCTAGTTATTCATCGATAACCGATTCGACAATGTCATTGAATATCATTACTGTATCCATTAATATGGAGGCGGTTAACTTCCTTGGCATTTCAATTGTGGGTCAATCGAACCGTGGCGGTGATGGCGGAATTTATGTAGGCAGCATAATGAAGGGTGGCGCTGTAGCGTTGGATGGACGCATTGAACCTGGCGATATGATACTTCAAGTCAATGAGGTGAACTTTGAAAACATGACCAATGATGAGGCTGTGCGCGTTCTGCGTGAGGTTGTGCAGAAGCCTGGACCCATTAAATTGGTGGTCGCCAAATGCTGGGATCCGAATCCAAAAGGTTACTTTACCATACCGCGGACTGAGCCGGTTCGTCCCATCGATCCTGGCGCTTGGGTTGCACACACTCAAGCACTGACTGCACATGATAGTATTATACCCGATATACCAGAGCCGATTAAGGAACGACTGGATCAAAATAATTTAGAGGAAATTGTGAAGGCAATGACAAAACCTGATAGTGGTTTAGAAATACGAGATCGAATGTGGCTCAAAATAACCATACCGAATGCATTTATTGGCGCCGATGCTGTAAATTGGGTGCTGGAGAACGTAGAGGATGTGCAAGATCGTCGTGAGGCACGTCGCATTGTATCGGCAATGCTGCGCAATAACTACATTAAACATACCGTTAACAAGCTGACATTCTCTGAACAGTGTTATTATGTGGTTAATGACGATCGTAATACCAATTGTCGTTCCAACATTAGTCATGCTGATACGGAAAGCATTACCAGCGACATTGGACCACTGCCGAATCCACCTATTTATATGCCATACTCAGCCACCTATAATCCCAGTCACGGTTATCAGCCCATACAATATGGATTGACAGAGCGACACATCTCATCCGGTTCGAGTAGCTCAGATGTGTTGACGAGCAAGGATATATCAGCATCGCAAAGCGACATAACATCGGTTATACACCAGACCAACCAAATGACCATAGCACATGGCTCAAATAAATCTTCCGGTTCGTCAAATCGCGGCACCAACGAACAAGATGCGTCGGTTTTTAATTACGTATTGTAG
- the LOC128857826 gene encoding uncharacterized protein LOC128857826 isoform X1 — protein sequence MHFHINELFMFAFTYVRFCVGTIRPGDALSAMAGEGFTSYLELPKTFGAIENCWFQFEGDAKIKIDLNSFESIITARDEEVLPFSANVCGIRVNKVSPVSAAIWTLEAENAFGDYDQGGIKISILSMQKKQLNTSTAMAIGEGAISCTLPTTATKQCKIIEYNSKEVWNSCNIYTQIRPNQTFDCYTNNLGCITQSHEHITVELKNSTMYTTASVTESDNSVVMRCQFSSMVHGCQAELPGREKELYIMEGLYNGHYSAYDTLYSKQRCALEIPKPLAESEVGLWRIYNTEKTPPTGCLFHIGKPKEQIMADELSKLMLEVNKIRVFDTDTDIELFMCEVPFSIDDCYLRDPNNTVYFPDPIRFERTRTYGQCHFTKMPVMAGSWICGARGHDYAREVLQTFEVIVKSKAGETLTESLKLKRGKSAELMCQSAFEEPLTHCAFIDPLGRVHLVGTANSIKTAGHVKYFGRGLLWGECGAQISETNSDDFGLWKCQFVTYNDKRTSIFILRLRQSVLPASWFGLGVGITIIVVLLLALLLATVFYRRRNRTAQHNFTSTDAFDMAASNSVTVTSLETLDQPVVERL from the exons ATGCATTTTCACATAAACGAACTTTTCATGTTTGCTTTCACTTATGTGCGTTTTTGTGTTGGTACAATACGACCTGGTGATGCCTTATCGGCAATGGCCGGCGAGGGTTTTACATCCTATTTGGAGTTGCCAAAAACATTTGGAGCAATCGAAAATTGTTGGTTTCAATTTgaag GTGAtgcgaaaattaaaattgatttgaattCCTTTGAATCCATCATAACGGCACGTGATGAAGAAGTGCTGCCCTTCTCCGCCAATGTATGTGGCATTCGGGTAAATAAAGTATCCCCCGTGTCGGCTGCAATTTGGACGCTAGAAGCCGAAAATGCCTTTGGTGACTACGATCAAGGAGGGATTAAAATATCAATACTTTCTATGCAAAAGAAACAACTAAATACCAGCACAGCGATGGCCATTGGCGAGGGTGCCATTTCGTGCACTCTGCCCACAACTGCCACAAAGCAATGCAAAATCATAGAGTATAACAGTAAAGAGGTTTGGAACTCTTGCAACATCTACACACAAATAAGACCAAATCAGACTTTCGATTGTTACACCAACAATTTGGGATGCATTACACAGAGTCATGAGCATATAACTGTTGAGCTTAAAAATAGTACTATGTATACTACGGCCAGTGTGACGGAATCGGATAATAGTGTAGTGATGCGCTGCCAATTCAGTAGTATGGTACACGGTTGTCAGGCTGAATTGCCGGGGCGTGAAAAGGAGTTATACATTATGGAGGGATTGTACAATGGACACTACTCGGCCTATGACACATT GTATTCGAAACAGCGTTGTGCCTTGGAAATACCGAAACCTTTAGCGGAATCAGAGGTGGGGTTATGGCGTATATATAACACAGAAAAAACACCACCAACTGGTTGTCTGTTCCACATTGGCAAGCCGAAGGAACAAATAATGGCCGACGAGTTGAGCAAGTTGATGTTGGAGGTAAACAAAATTCGAGTTTTCGATACAGATACCGATATAGAGCTGTTTATGTGTGAGGTGCCCTTCAGCATAGACGATTGCTATTTGCGTGATCCCAACAATACAGTATACTTTCCGGACCCTATACGATTTGAGCGCACGCGCACTTATGGCCAATGCCACTTCACTAAAATGCCTGTAATGGCAGGTAGTTGGATATGTGGTGCGCGCGGACATGACTATGCCAGGGAAGTGTTGCAGACATTTGAG GTCATAGTCAAATCTAAAGCAGGCGAAACGCTAACTGAATCGCTGAAATTGAAACGGGGCAAATCGGCCGAATTGATGTGTCAGAGCGCGTTTGAAGAACCGCTTACGCATTGCGCCTTCATCGATCCTCTCGGTCGTGTACACTTGGTGGGCACTGCTAATAGCATTAAAACTGCAGG CCACGTTAAGTACTTTGGACGCGGTTTGCTATGGGGTGAATGCGGCGCACAGATAAGTGAAACCAATAGTGATGATTTTGGCTTGTGGAAATGCCAGTTTGTTACCTACAACGATAAACGCACATCAATATTTATACTGCGACTGCGTCAATCCG TTCTTCCTGCTTCATGGTTTGGCCTAGGCGTTGGTATAACTATCATTGTTGTACTGCTATTGGCTCTGCTGCTAGCTACGGTGTTCTACCGACGTCGTAATCGCACAGCCCAACATAATTTCACTTCAACGGATGCCTTCGATATGGCTGCGAGTAATTCTGTGACAGTGACATCATTGGAAACTTTGGACCAGCCAGTTGTCGAGAGATTGTAG
- the LOC128857826 gene encoding uncharacterized protein LOC128857826 isoform X2, which yields MHFHINELFMFAFTYVRFCVGTIRPGDALSAMAGEGFTSYLELPKTFGAIENCWFQFEGDAKIKIDLNSFESIITARDEEVLPFSANVCGIRVNKVSPVSAAIWTLEAENAFGDYDQGGIKISILSMQKKQLNTSTAMAIGEGAISCTLPTTATKQCKIIEYNSKEVWNSCNIYTQIRPNQTFDCYTNNLGCITQSHEHITVELKNSTMYTTASVTESDNSVVMRCQFSSMVHGCQAELPGREKELYIMEGLYNGHYSAYDTLYSKQRCALEIPKPLAESEVGLWRIYNTEKTPPTGCLFHIGKPKEQIMADELSKLMLEVNKIRVFDTDTDIELFMCEVPFSIDDCYLRDPNNTVYFPDPIRFERTRTYGQCHFTKMPVMAGSWICGARGHDYAREVLQTFEVIVKSKAGETLTESLKLKRGKSAELMCQSAFEEPLTHCAFIDPLGRVHLVGTANSIKTAGHVKYFGRGLLWGECGAQISETNSDDFGLWKCQFVTYNDKRTSIFILRLRQSGMRLYKRKL from the exons ATGCATTTTCACATAAACGAACTTTTCATGTTTGCTTTCACTTATGTGCGTTTTTGTGTTGGTACAATACGACCTGGTGATGCCTTATCGGCAATGGCCGGCGAGGGTTTTACATCCTATTTGGAGTTGCCAAAAACATTTGGAGCAATCGAAAATTGTTGGTTTCAATTTgaag GTGAtgcgaaaattaaaattgatttgaattCCTTTGAATCCATCATAACGGCACGTGATGAAGAAGTGCTGCCCTTCTCCGCCAATGTATGTGGCATTCGGGTAAATAAAGTATCCCCCGTGTCGGCTGCAATTTGGACGCTAGAAGCCGAAAATGCCTTTGGTGACTACGATCAAGGAGGGATTAAAATATCAATACTTTCTATGCAAAAGAAACAACTAAATACCAGCACAGCGATGGCCATTGGCGAGGGTGCCATTTCGTGCACTCTGCCCACAACTGCCACAAAGCAATGCAAAATCATAGAGTATAACAGTAAAGAGGTTTGGAACTCTTGCAACATCTACACACAAATAAGACCAAATCAGACTTTCGATTGTTACACCAACAATTTGGGATGCATTACACAGAGTCATGAGCATATAACTGTTGAGCTTAAAAATAGTACTATGTATACTACGGCCAGTGTGACGGAATCGGATAATAGTGTAGTGATGCGCTGCCAATTCAGTAGTATGGTACACGGTTGTCAGGCTGAATTGCCGGGGCGTGAAAAGGAGTTATACATTATGGAGGGATTGTACAATGGACACTACTCGGCCTATGACACATT GTATTCGAAACAGCGTTGTGCCTTGGAAATACCGAAACCTTTAGCGGAATCAGAGGTGGGGTTATGGCGTATATATAACACAGAAAAAACACCACCAACTGGTTGTCTGTTCCACATTGGCAAGCCGAAGGAACAAATAATGGCCGACGAGTTGAGCAAGTTGATGTTGGAGGTAAACAAAATTCGAGTTTTCGATACAGATACCGATATAGAGCTGTTTATGTGTGAGGTGCCCTTCAGCATAGACGATTGCTATTTGCGTGATCCCAACAATACAGTATACTTTCCGGACCCTATACGATTTGAGCGCACGCGCACTTATGGCCAATGCCACTTCACTAAAATGCCTGTAATGGCAGGTAGTTGGATATGTGGTGCGCGCGGACATGACTATGCCAGGGAAGTGTTGCAGACATTTGAG GTCATAGTCAAATCTAAAGCAGGCGAAACGCTAACTGAATCGCTGAAATTGAAACGGGGCAAATCGGCCGAATTGATGTGTCAGAGCGCGTTTGAAGAACCGCTTACGCATTGCGCCTTCATCGATCCTCTCGGTCGTGTACACTTGGTGGGCACTGCTAATAGCATTAAAACTGCAGG CCACGTTAAGTACTTTGGACGCGGTTTGCTATGGGGTGAATGCGGCGCACAGATAAGTGAAACCAATAGTGATGATTTTGGCTTGTGGAAATGCCAGTTTGTTACCTACAACGATAAACGCACATCAATATTTATACTGCGACTGCGTCAATCCGGTATGCGGCTATACAAAAGAAAACTTTAA